Sequence from the Pseudomonas frederiksbergensis genome:
TCCAGGTCCTTGCCTTTCTTTTCCGGGTGCTTTTCCAGGTAAGCCTTGGAGTAGCGCTTCATGAACGGGAAGCCCAGTGCCCACCAGGCCAGGCCGATCACCGGCACCCAGATCAGCTCTTGCTTGAGGAAAAACTTCAACGGCCGGATGCGCCGGTTCAGCACGTATTGCAAGACCATGATGTCGACCCAGCTCTGGTGATTGCTGGTGATCAGGTAGGAGTGCTGGTAATCCAGGCCTTCCAGCCCGCTGAGATGCCAGCGGGTACGGCGCAGCAGGTTCATCCAGGCCTTGTTGTTGCTGATCCACGCTTCGTGGATGTGGCTCATCAGCCAGTCGGTGAAGCGCTGGGCGGCAGGGAAGGGCAGCAACAGCTTGAAGATCGCCACGATGAACAGCGGCGTGCAGCAGGCAATGGTATTGAGTGCCAGGAGCAGCGAGGCGATGACGCCGCGCAAGGGGGCAGGCAGGAAGTCCAGCATTTAAATATCCAAAGGTCGGTTGGCGGCTTGGATCGCGGTCAGGGCGATGGTGTACACGATGTCATCGACCTGGGCGCCGCGCGGCAAGTCATTCACGGGTTTGCGCAAGCCTTGCAGCATCGGCCCGAGGCTGACGCAATCGGCGCTGCGTTGCACGGCCTTGTGGGTGGTGTTGCCGGTATTGAGGTCCGGGAAAATGAACACCGTGGCCCGGCCGGCGACCTGGCTGTTGGGTGCCAGTTGCCGGGCCACGGTTTCGTTGGCGGCGGCATCGTATTGCAGCGGGCCGTCGATCAACAGCCCCTGTTGCGCCTCATGGGCCAGCAGGGTCGCTTCGCGGACCTTTTCCACCTCTTCGCCGCTGGCCGACTCGCCGCTGGAATAGCTGAGCATGGCGACCCTTGGCGTGATGCCGAACGCAGCGGCGGAGTCGGCACTTTGCAGGGCAATTTCCGCCAGCTCCGCTGCGCTGGGGTGCGGGTTCATCACGCAATCGCCGTAGACCAGCACTTCTTCAGGAAACAGCATGAAAAACACCGAGGACACCAGCGAGCATCCAGGCGCAGTCTTGATCAACTGCAAGGCTGGGCGGATGGTGTTGGCGGTGGAGTGGATGACACCGGATACCAGGCCGTCCACTTCATCCAGCGCCAACATCATGGTGCCGATCACCACGGGGTCTTCCAGCTGCTGCTCGGCCATGGGAGCGTTCAGGCTTTTGCTCTTGCGCAGTCGCACCATGGGCTCGACGTAACGCTCGCGAATCACATCCGGGTCGAGAATCTCCAGCCCCGGCGGTAGTTCGATACCTTGGGCGCGGGCCACCGCCTCGACGTCGGCCGGCTTGGCCAGCAACACGCAACGGGCGATGCCCCGGGCCTGGCAAATGGCAGCGGCCTGGACGGTGAGCGGCTCGCTGCCTTCAGGCAGCACGATGCGCTTGTTCGCGGCTTGCGCGCGTTGGATCAACTGGTAGCGGAACACCGCCGGTGACAGGCGCATTTCCCGTGGCGTACCGCAGCGCTGGTGCAGCCATCGGGCGTCCAGGTGGCTGGCGACGAAGTCGGTAATGATCTCCGCGCGTTCGCGGTCGTCGATGGGGATTTCCTTGTTCAGGCCGTTGAGCAGGTTGGCCGTATCGTAGGAACCGGTGCTCACCGACAGCACCGGCAACCCGGCCTGCAAGGCGCCGCGGCACAGCTCCATGATGCGTGGGTCGGGCAGGGTGTCGCTGGTCAACAGCAGGCCGGCCAGCGGCACGCCATTGATCGCCGCCAGGCTCACGGCCAGGATGATGTCGTCGCGATCGCCAGGGGTCACCACCAGCACGCCGGGCTTGAGCAGCTCCACGGTGTTGCGCATGGTGCGGGCGCAAATGATGATATTGCTCATGCGCCGGGTTTCGTAATCGCCAGCATTGAGCACCTGCGCGCCCATCAGGTCGGCCACGTCGCGCGTACGCGGGGCGTTGAGTTCGGGGCGGAACGGGATGCAGCCGAGCAGGCGGAAGTCGCCGCTGCGCAGCAATGGCGAGTGTTCCTTGAGGCGCGCGGTGAACGCCTCCATGCTCTCGTCGGTGCGGACCTTGTTCAAGATCACGCCGAGGACTTTGGGATCCTTGGGGCCGCCGAACAGCTGCGCTTGCAATTCAACGCGGCCGGAAAGCTCCGTCAACACTTCGTTCTCCGGCGCCGACACCAGGATGACTTCGGCGTCCAGGCTCTTGGCCAAGTGCAGGTTGACCCGCGCGGCGTAGCTGGCGCTGCGGGTCGGGACCATACCCTCGACGACCAGCACGTCCTTGCCGATGGCGGCCTGCTGGTAAAGGGTGATGATTTCTTCCAGGAGCTCATCGAGCTGGCCATCGCCAAGCATGCGCTCGACGTGAGCCAGGCCCAGGGGCTGGGGCGGCTTGAGGCCGTGGGTGCGGGCCACCAGTTCGGTGGAGCGTTCCGGGCCGGTATCGCCAGGATGAGGCTGGGCAATGGGTTTGAAAAAGCCGACTTTAAGCCCGGCCCGTTCCAGGGTGCGCACCAGCCCGAGGCTGATGGAGGTCAGGCCCACGCCAAAATCGGTGGGTGCGATAAAAAAAGTTTGCATGCGGATTCTCTAAGGGGGAATGGCGCGACCTATGACGGGTCGTCTACCCACAATTCAGTCGCCAAGGTTATCGCTAACCGGGCCTTGAGCGCACCAGCCGCAATCAAAGGGCTGGCCTATTTTTTCAATACGTTGCGCAGGGTCCAGCACCCAGGCCCGAGACTGCCACGGCGGTTGGTGACGCAGGTGCTGGGTGTGGCCACAGGACAGCTCGGCCACCCAATGCCCGTCCTCATCCTGGCGCCAACCTGTGACCATTGGTCTGTTCGAGCTAGCCCGTTTGTCCGGGTTCCGTTCGCTTTCGGGCAATTCCTTGTTTAGACTTGTCCGTTCTTCATTCTTATGCAAAAGGTCTCGCCCCATGCTGATCGCCGCCAATAAGGCTGTCTCCATCGACTATACCCTGACCAACGACGCTGGTGAGGTCATCGACAGCTCTGCCGGCGGCGCTCCGCTGGTCTACCTGCATGGCGCAGGCAACATCATCCAGGGCCTGGAAAAAGCCCTGGAAGGCAAATCCACCGGTGACGAGCTGAACGTGACCGTCGAGCCGGAAGACGCCTACGGCGAATACTCCGCCGAACTGGTCAGCACCCTGAGCCGCAGCATGTTCGAAGGTGTGGATGAGCTGGAAGTCGGCATGCAGTTCCACGCTTCGGCGCCGGATGGCCAGATGCAGATCGTCACCATTCGCGACCTGGACGGCGACGACGTCACCGTTGACGGCAACCACCCGTTGGCCGGTCAGCGCTTGAACTTCCAAGTCAAGATCGTTGACATCCGTGACGCCAGCCAGGAAGAAATCGCCCATGGTCACGTCCATGGTGAAGGCGGCCATCACCATTGATTTCTGCGCTACGTTCAAGTAATCCGTGAACTGGAAAGGCGCCCTATGGCGCCTTTTTAGTCGCTGCTGCTAGCATCGCCCATGGCTGTATTGAAAAGATCCGTAAACCTGGAGTTTCGTCATGAGTGCTTTCCACGACCTTAAACTGACAGCCCTGGATGGTCAGGAGCTTCCTTTGGCGCCGTTCAAGGGGCAAGTCGTGCTGGTGGTCAACGTCGCCTCCAAATGTGGCCTGACGCCACAATATGCGGCTCTGGAAAATCTCTACCAGCAATACAAGGCCAAGGGGTTCGCGGTGCTGGGCCTGCCCTGCAACCAGTTCGCCGGGCAAGAGCCGGGGACCGGGCAGGAAATCCAGGAGTTCTGCAGCCTCAACTATGGCGTGACGTTTCCGTTGGCCGGCAAGTTGGACGTGAACGGTCCTGAACGTCATCAGTTGTATCGCCTGCTGGCGGGCGAGGGCGCCGAGTTTCCCGGGGACATCACCTGGAACTTCGAAAAATTCCTGCTCGGCAAGGACGGCCGGGTGCTGGCGCGTTTCTCGCCGCGCACGCCGCCTGATGATCCTGCGGTGATCCAGGCGATTGAAAAAGCGCTGAGCTAAACCGTAGGCGAACCCTTGTGGCGAGGGTAAATCCCCTCGCCACAAGGTATGCGCTCGGCTTGCATTGGGTTGAGCCTCTCAATGTCGATCCTTCCTTCTGATCCTTAATCACTCCAATCAATAGTGCTACCCAGCACTGCCTCGACTCCATATTATCGCCGTCATATCTGAACTGTGACCGATCCCGTGGAGTGCCCCATGCCAGTACAAGCCCTGTTCAAACCTTTCCAGCTCGGCACGTTCCAGCTGCCGACCCGGGTGGTGATGGCGCCGATGACCCGTTCCTTTTCGCCGGGTGGCGTGCCGAACAGCAAAGTGATCGAGTATTACCGCCGTCGCGCGGCGGCCGGGGTAGGCTTGATCATCACCGAGGGCACGACGGTCGCCCATAAGGCTTCCAACGGCTACCCGAACGTACCGCACTTCTACGGTGATGCCGCCCTGGCGGGTTGGAAAAAAGTCGTCGATGCGGTGCACGCCGAAGGTGGCAAGATCGTTCCGCAGCTGTGGCACGTGGGCAATGTTCGGCGTCTCGGTACCGAGCCGGATGGCATTGTGCCGGGCTATGGCCCCACTGAAAAACTCAAGGATGGCCAAGTCGTGGTCCACGGCATGACCCAGGCGGACATTGATGAAGTCATCGCCTCTTTCGCCCAGGCGGCCAAAGACGCCCAGGATATCGGCATGGACGGCGTGGAAATCCATGGTGCCCACGGCTATCTGGTCGATCAGTTTTTCTGGGAAGGCAGCAACCAGCGCACTGACGGTTATGGCGGCGACCTGGCCAATCGTTCGCGCTTCGCCATCGAACTGATCCGCGCCGTGCGCGCTGCGGTGGGCGAGGGTTTTCCGATCATCTTCCGGTTTTCCCAATGGAAGCAGCAGGACTACACCGCGCGCCTGGTACAGACGCCTGAGGCGCTGGAAGCCTTCCTCAAGCCGTTGGCCGACGCCGGCGTGGATATTTTCCATTGCTCCACGCGTCGGTTCTGGGAGCCCGAGTTCGAGGGTTCGGACCTGAACCTGGCCGGCTGGACCCGCAAGCTCACCGGCAAGCCAACGATTACAGTCGGCAGTGTCGGCCTGGACGGCGAATTCCTGCAGTTCATGGTCAATACCGACAAGGTTGCACAACCGGCGAGCCTGGAAAATCTGCTGGAGCGCCTGAACAAGGAGGAGTTCGATCTAGTGGCAGTGGGTCGTGCGCTGCTGGTGGACCCGGACTGGGCGCAGAAAGTGCGTGACGGGCGTGAGCAGGACATCCTGCCGTTCAGTCGCGAGGCGTTGATGACCCTGGTCTGAGCATCACCGAACAATCAGCGTACGGTCGGCGCGGCAGGCATCACCTGCTCGCCGGCACAAGCCCCCCGCAATAATGCCTCGAATTGCTCGATCACCGACGCCCAGCCTTGGCGACTGGCGTGCTGGCGCGCATTGAGCCTCACGCAACGCAAGGCTTCGCGCTCCTCCAAAAGCCAACGGGCCGCGTCGCAGAACGCCTCTTCGTCCCCCGGCATCGCCGACACCCCGTTATAGCCGTGACGGATGTGCTGCGCTGCCGCGGCCTGGTCGTAGGCCACCACGCCCAGCCCGGACGCCAATGCTTCCAGCACGACGTTGCCGAAGGTTTCGGTCAGGCTCGGAAAGACAAACACATCCCCGGACGCATAATGAGCCGCCAGCGCTTCGCCACGCTGTGCTCCGCAGAATATTGCCTCGGGCAGTTGCTCTTCGAGCGCGAGCCGCTGTGGGCCGTCGCCTACGATCACCAGCTTGATTTGCCGTGTCGGAAAAGCACTGCGCAGGGTGTCGAAGCACCGCTTGAGCAGCGCAAGGTTTTTCTCCGGTGCCAGGCGTCCTACATGCAGCACTGCGATATCGTCATCGCCCAAGCCCCAGCTCTCTCGCAGGGCGACCGAGCGTTTTGCCGGGTGAAACAAATGACTGTCCACGCCACGGGACAACAACGCCACGCGTTCGAAATGCCGGCGTTCCAGTTCCAGGCGCTGGCTGACGCTGGGCACCAGCGTCAGGCTTGAGCGGTTGTGGAACCAGCGCAGGTAATGCGTGAGTCCACGACTCAACAGGCCGAGGCCGTATTGCCGGGTGTATTGCTGGAAATTGGTATGAAAGCCGCTCACAACCGAGATACCCAGGCGCCGCGCCGCACGCAACGCGGACAAGCCCAGCGGCCCTTCGGTGGCGATATACAACACATCCGGGCGATGACGTTTCCAACGCCGCAGCAGCTTGTGCATCGAAGCCTGCCCCCACTGCAACCCCGGATACCCCGGCAGTGGCCAGCCCCGACACAGCAGCAATTGGTCGTTACTGGTAAGGCCCTGGTCCCCGGCCTGGCGAGGCCGAATCAGTTCTACCCGATGCCCGCGGGCGCGCAAGCCGTCATGGAGACGACCCAGGGTGTTGGCGACGCCATTGATTTCCGGCGCAAAGGTTTCGGTGACGAGCGTAACGTGCAAGTGTGTAGTCATGACCCCAGTGTCGACCGGGGCCGTTGCGCCATTGTGACGCCTGGATGATGGATTTGTGACGAAGTCAGCCTTGACGGGCCAGCGCCGTCTCCGCACCTTGCTCGCGCACCCAGAACAACGTCGCCCCGGCCACCGCCGCCGGCATCATTAGAATGTTCACGAAGGGGATCAACAGCACCAAGTACACGCTGCCGCCAAAGCCCAGGCTCTGCCAGCGCTTTTCCCGCAGCCAGGCGAGCATTTCGTTCCAGCCCAGCTTGTGGTTGTCCGCCGGGTAGTCGATGTACTGGATAGCCATCATCCAGATCCCGAACAGCAACCACAGCGGCGCGGCCACCACATTGACCCCCGGGATGAACGACAGCACGAACAGCCCCAGGGCCCGCGGCAGGAAATAACCGAGCTTGCGCGCCTCCCGAGCCAGGGTGCGCGGGATCATGGCGACCAGCTCGCCCCAACTGAACGCCGGGAAATCATCCGTGCCGCGCACTACCACTTCGACCTTCTCGGCGAGAAAGCCATTGAAAGGCGCCGCGATGATATTGGCGAGCATGGTGAAGGTGAAAAACACCATCAGCACCACAAGGACGACGAACAGAGGCCACAGCACGTAGCTCAGGAAACTCAGCCAATCCGGCAGCGACGGCATCAGCGTTTCGACCCACAGGCTGAACTGATGGCCAGCCAAATAGATCAACCCGACGAACAGCGACAAGTTGATTGCCAGCGGCAGCAATACAAAAAGACGCAGGCCGGGGCTCAGGATCAATTTGAGGCCTTCACGCAAATATTGCGGGCCAGACAGGACGGGGGCGGGCATAGGTGGCTCCGAGGGTAGTGGACGCGCCGACCTTACCGGCTTTGCCTTGTGCGGGAAAGCCGCGACATGGCGTGTAACAAAGGTTTAGGGGACGGATAGTCGCTATCGGCAGCGCAGCAGCGGATAGAGCTCACCTATGAGCTGGATTGTTAAACCGTATTTCCTTAATCTTCGCTCCCTCGATACGCTTCACCCAATCTTTTTCAGGACTGTCGAACCCAAGCCTTCCCCAAGTGCATCAACAGTCCTTTTTTATTCCCGCCGCTCAGCCGGCGTTCCGGGCCGCAGGTCCGGTCAACAGGAGCAGGTCATGTCTGAAGTCCGTCATTCGCGAGTGATTATTCTCGGTTCCGGCCCTGCCGGTTACAGCGCCGCGGTCTATGCGGCACGTGCCAACCTCAAGCCGTTGCTGATCACCGGCATGCAGGCCGGCGGTCAATTGACCACCACCACCGAAGTCGACAACTGGCCAGGCGACGTTCACGGCCTGACCGGCCCGGCCTTGATGGAGCGGATGAAAGAACACGCCGAGCGCTTCGAGACCGAGATCGTCTTCGATCATATCAACGCCGTGGATTTTGCCGCCAAGCCATACACCCTGACCGGCGACAGCGCGACCTACACCTGCGACGCACTGATCATCGCCACCGGCGCCAGCGCTCGTTACCTGGGCCTGCCGTCGGAAGAAACCTTCATGGGCAAAGGCGTTTCGGCCTGCGCCACCTGCGACGGTTTCTTCTACCGCAACAAGCCGGTGGCGGTGGTCGGTGGTGGTAACACCGCTGTCGAGGAAGCCCTGTACCTGGCGAACATCGCCAGCACGGTCACCCTGATCCACCGTCGCGAAACCTTCCGCGCCGAGAAGATCCTGATCGACAAGCTCAACGCCCGCGTCGCCGAAGGCAAGATCATCCTCAAGCTCAACGCCACCCTGGACGAAGTCCTGGGCGACAACATGGGCGTGACCGGTGCGCGCCTGAAGAACAACGACGGCAGCTTTGACGAGATCAAGGTTGACGGCGTGTTCATCGCCATCGGCCACACCCCGAACACTTCGTTGTTCGAAGGCCAGCTGGAACTCAAGGACGGCTACCTGGTGGTCAAGGGCGGCCGCGACGGCAATGCTACCGCTACCAGCGTCGAAGGTATCTTTGCGGCCGGCGACGTGGCCGACCACGTCTACCGCCAGGCGATCACCTCCGCCGGTGCCGGTTGCATGGCGGCCCTGGACACCGAGCGCTACCTGGACGGCCTGCAGAACGCCTCGTTCTGATTTTCGGGCACAAAAAAAACCGGCTTCGGCCGGTTTTTTTGTGGCTGGATATCTGCCGGTGAACCCTGTGGGAGTCCTCTGTTTGGTCAGAAGATCGGTTATCAGGCCAGCTTCGCCAGGCAAGCCTCCAAAATATCCAACCCCTCTTCCAGCACCGCCGCTTCGGTCGTCAACGGCGCCAGCAGCCGGATGATGTGCCGCGACTTGCCGCTGGGCATCAGCAGCAAACCCGAATCCCGCGCCGACGCCAGCAATTGCGTGAGTTGGGCCGGGGCCGGGGTGCCATCGGCGTGGGAGAGTTCGATCCCGCGCATCGCGCCGACGCCGGTCAGGCGGCCCAGGTAAGGGCTCAGCCCGCGGCTGCGCCAGGATTGATAGCGGCTGACGATCGCTTCTTCCTGTTGTGCACCCCAGGCCTTCAGGTTGGTATCAGTCATTTCGTCCAGCGTTGCCAGCGCGGCGGCGCAGGCGATGGGGTTGCCCGAGTAAGTGCCGCCGAGCCCACCTTTAGGCAGCGTGTCCATCAGCGACTTGCGGCCGACCACTGCGCCCAGCGGCACGCCCCCGGCAATGCTCTTACCCAGCAAGATCAGGTCCGGCTCGATGCCCAGTCGCGAGAACGCAAAACGCTGCCCGGTGCGACCGAAACCGGACTGGATCTCATCGATGATCAGCACGATGCCCTTGTCGTCACAGAACTGCCGCAATGCCTGGGCGAACGCCACGTCCATCGCCAGGAAGCCGGCTTCGCCCTGCACCGGCTCGACAATGAAGCAGGCCACGTCATTCACATCGATCTCGACGCTGAACAGCCTGTCCATGGCTTTCAGCGCTTCGGCGCATGTCACGCCGTTGTCCTGGCTGGGGTAGGGCAGGTGATACACCGGCCCGGGCAGTACACCGACTTTCTGTTTGTAAGGCGCGACCTTGCCGTTGAGGTTGAGGGTCGCCAGGGTGCGGCCGTGAAAGGCACCGTCAAACGCGATCACGGCCGTGCGGCCCGTGGCGCCTCGCACGATCTTCAAGGCATTCTCCGCCGCCTCGGCACCGCTGTTGGTGAGCATGCCGCTGACCGGGTAATCCAGCGGGATAAACGCCGCCAGGCGTTCCATCAACTCAATGTAGGGGGCATGAGGCGCGGCGTTGAAGGCGTAGTGAGTCAGCCGGGTGGCCTGTTCGCGGATCGCCTCGACGATGCGCGGATGGCAATGGCCAAGGTTCAAAACACCGATGCCCCCGACGAAATCGATGTAGCGTCTGCCGTCGGTGTCCCAGACCTCGGCATTCTTGCCGTGGCTGAGGCTGACGGGATGCACGATGGAGATCGATTGGCTGATGGTTTCGCTGCTCATGGATGACGGTCCGGACGAAGAAGAAATTGCCGTTATCTAAGCCGCGAGCAGAGGGGCCGGGCAAACGAAATAAAGTTGCCGGGTCAATCTTAAAAGTTGGGATGTGGTAAGGAGCCTGGCGTTCTCGAGTCCCTGTGGCGAGGGGATAAATCTCCTCGCCACAAAGGCTGTTTTCGAAAGTTCGATGGATCAGCGCCGTTGCAGTGGCTGCGCCTCGAATGTCACACCCTCCAACCCATCGGCCATCAGCGCGCGGATATTGCCGTGGTCGCTGCCTTCGGGCGTGGCCAGTACCGAACGATAATGTTCGCCAAACGCCAGCAGCGCTTCTTCGTCGCTCAAGCCTTCAAGCAGCGCCAGGCCCAACGTCTTGCAGGAGCCTTCGTTCTGCCCGGCGGCGTTTTCCACGCCGCCATTCTTGAAGGCCCGGGGTTGATAGTCGTAGCCATCGGCAATGAAGGCCAGGGTGTCGGCAAAAAGATGCTCGCCGCTCTTGAGGCTGGTGCGAAAGGTGTTCAGGTCAGGCATTGGGGTTTCCTTTGGCGAACGCCGCTTGCTGCTCGGCACTGGCTTCTTTCTGGTACTGGGCTTTCCATTCGGCATAGGGCATGCCGTAGACGACTTCGCGTGCATCATCGAGGCTGACGTCGATCTGGCGCTCATCGGCGGCCGCCTTGTACCACTTGGACAGGCAGTTGCGGCAGAACCCGGCGAGGTTCATCAGGTCGATGTTTTGCACATCCTTGCGGCTGTCGAGGTGGGCAACCAGCCGACGGAATGCGGCGGCTTCAAGTTCGAGGCGTTGTTGGTCGTTCATGGGAGTCTCTGCGAGACAGCTTCAAGTGGCACGCTTCAAGCTGCAAGTGGGTTTGCGGTGTTCAGGCTTGAAGCTTACAGCTTGAAGCTTTTGGCTGCTACGAAGTAGCCCTGCTTGCCGCCAGCGTAATCGATACGGACTCGGCGAAGCGCAAGGCATGCGGCTTGTCGACTTCGACTTCGGCATACAGCACCGACTCGTTTGCCATGACCAGGTCGAGCAGCTCCTGGGTGAGGCGTTCGAGCAGGGCGAAGCGATTGCCTTCCACGTGGGCAATGATCGCCTTGGTGATGGTGCGGTAGTTCAGGGCATGGTCGATGTCGTTGTCGCGCACCGCTTCCTGGGCGGCATAGAGGATGGTCAGGTTGATCAGCACATCCTGCTTGTTGAGGATTTCATCCTCGTTGATGCCGATGAATGTACGCAGGCGCAGGTCCTTGACCTTGATGCGCGCCATGGCGGGTTGAAGTTGTGGCATTTATTGGCTCCGTCGAATCAATTGCAGGAACTCCTGGCGCGTGGTGCTGGATTCGCGAAAAGCGCCGAGCATCACCGAGGTGTTCATGGTCGAGTTCTGTTTTTCGACACCGCGCATCATCATGCACATGTGTTGGGCTTCAATCACCACCGCAACGCCGGCAGCCTGGGTGACCCGCTGCACCGCGTCGGCGATTTGCCGGGTGAGGTTTTCCTGGATTTGCAGGCGGCGGGCGAACATGTCCACCAGTCGCGCGACCTTCGACAGCCCCAGGACCTTGCCGGTGGGAATATAAGCCACATGGGCCTTGCCGATGAAGGGCAGCAGGTGATGTTCGCACAATGAGTAGAGCTCGATGTCGGCGACAATCACCATTTCATCG
This genomic interval carries:
- a CDS encoding DUF3565 domain-containing protein, whose translation is METALLAAISMGRDLLHKNEERTSLNKELPESERNPDKRASSNRPMVTGWRQDEDGHWVAELSCGHTQHLRHQPPWQSRAWVLDPAQRIEKIGQPFDCGWCAQGPVSDNLGD
- a CDS encoding peptidylprolyl isomerase encodes the protein MLIAANKAVSIDYTLTNDAGEVIDSSAGGAPLVYLHGAGNIIQGLEKALEGKSTGDELNVTVEPEDAYGEYSAELVSTLSRSMFEGVDELEVGMQFHASAPDGQMQIVTIRDLDGDDVTVDGNHPLAGQRLNFQVKIVDIRDASQEEIAHGHVHGEGGHHH
- the cysZ gene encoding sulfate transporter CysZ; this translates as MPAPVLSGPQYLREGLKLILSPGLRLFVLLPLAINLSLFVGLIYLAGHQFSLWVETLMPSLPDWLSFLSYVLWPLFVVLVVLMVFFTFTMLANIIAAPFNGFLAEKVEVVVRGTDDFPAFSWGELVAMIPRTLAREARKLGYFLPRALGLFVLSFIPGVNVVAAPLWLLFGIWMMAIQYIDYPADNHKLGWNEMLAWLREKRWQSLGFGGSVYLVLLIPFVNILMMPAAVAGATLFWVREQGAETALARQG
- a CDS encoding NADH:flavin oxidoreductase produces the protein MPVQALFKPFQLGTFQLPTRVVMAPMTRSFSPGGVPNSKVIEYYRRRAAAGVGLIITEGTTVAHKASNGYPNVPHFYGDAALAGWKKVVDAVHAEGGKIVPQLWHVGNVRRLGTEPDGIVPGYGPTEKLKDGQVVVHGMTQADIDEVIASFAQAAKDAQDIGMDGVEIHGAHGYLVDQFFWEGSNQRTDGYGGDLANRSRFAIELIRAVRAAVGEGFPIIFRFSQWKQQDYTARLVQTPEALEAFLKPLADAGVDIFHCSTRRFWEPEFEGSDLNLAGWTRKLTGKPTITVGSVGLDGEFLQFMVNTDKVAQPASLENLLERLNKEEFDLVAVGRALLVDPDWAQKVRDGREQDILPFSREALMTLV
- a CDS encoding HopJ type III effector protein encodes the protein MPDLNTFRTSLKSGEHLFADTLAFIADGYDYQPRAFKNGGVENAAGQNEGSCKTLGLALLEGLSDEEALLAFGEHYRSVLATPEGSDHGNIRALMADGLEGVTFEAQPLQRR
- a CDS encoding acyltransferase encodes the protein MLDFLPAPLRGVIASLLLALNTIACCTPLFIVAIFKLLLPFPAAQRFTDWLMSHIHEAWISNNKAWMNLLRRTRWHLSGLEGLDYQHSYLITSNHQSWVDIMVLQYVLNRRIRPLKFFLKQELIWVPVIGLAWWALGFPFMKRYSKAYLEKHPEKKGKDLETTRKTCAKFRNNPVGIFNFVEGTRFTEGKHAQQQSPFRYLLKPKAGGIAFVLDAMGEQLESIINVTIHYPGGRPGYWDLLCGNVGEVVVHFQELKIPPQFIGKSYDQDGEYRLEFQGWINQLWQDKDALLEQMHREFPDHR
- the pta gene encoding phosphate acetyltransferase, with the translated sequence MQTFFIAPTDFGVGLTSISLGLVRTLERAGLKVGFFKPIAQPHPGDTGPERSTELVARTHGLKPPQPLGLAHVERMLGDGQLDELLEEIITLYQQAAIGKDVLVVEGMVPTRSASYAARVNLHLAKSLDAEVILVSAPENEVLTELSGRVELQAQLFGGPKDPKVLGVILNKVRTDESMEAFTARLKEHSPLLRSGDFRLLGCIPFRPELNAPRTRDVADLMGAQVLNAGDYETRRMSNIIICARTMRNTVELLKPGVLVVTPGDRDDIILAVSLAAINGVPLAGLLLTSDTLPDPRIMELCRGALQAGLPVLSVSTGSYDTANLLNGLNKEIPIDDRERAEIITDFVASHLDARWLHQRCGTPREMRLSPAVFRYQLIQRAQAANKRIVLPEGSEPLTVQAAAICQARGIARCVLLAKPADVEAVARAQGIELPPGLEILDPDVIRERYVEPMVRLRKSKSLNAPMAEQQLEDPVVIGTMMLALDEVDGLVSGVIHSTANTIRPALQLIKTAPGCSLVSSVFFMLFPEEVLVYGDCVMNPHPSAAELAEIALQSADSAAAFGITPRVAMLSYSSGESASGEEVEKVREATLLAHEAQQGLLIDGPLQYDAAANETVARQLAPNSQVAGRATVFIFPDLNTGNTTHKAVQRSADCVSLGPMLQGLRKPVNDLPRGAQVDDIVYTIALTAIQAANRPLDI
- a CDS encoding aspartate aminotransferase family protein, with the translated sequence MSSETISQSISIVHPVSLSHGKNAEVWDTDGRRYIDFVGGIGVLNLGHCHPRIVEAIREQATRLTHYAFNAAPHAPYIELMERLAAFIPLDYPVSGMLTNSGAEAAENALKIVRGATGRTAVIAFDGAFHGRTLATLNLNGKVAPYKQKVGVLPGPVYHLPYPSQDNGVTCAEALKAMDRLFSVEIDVNDVACFIVEPVQGEAGFLAMDVAFAQALRQFCDDKGIVLIIDEIQSGFGRTGQRFAFSRLGIEPDLILLGKSIAGGVPLGAVVGRKSLMDTLPKGGLGGTYSGNPIACAAALATLDEMTDTNLKAWGAQQEEAIVSRYQSWRSRGLSPYLGRLTGVGAMRGIELSHADGTPAPAQLTQLLASARDSGLLLMPSGKSRHIIRLLAPLTTEAAVLEEGLDILEACLAKLA
- a CDS encoding glycosyltransferase family 4 protein, which codes for MTTHLHVTLVTETFAPEINGVANTLGRLHDGLRARGHRVELIRPRQAGDQGLTSNDQLLLCRGWPLPGYPGLQWGQASMHKLLRRWKRHRPDVLYIATEGPLGLSALRAARRLGISVVSGFHTNFQQYTRQYGLGLLSRGLTHYLRWFHNRSSLTLVPSVSQRLELERRHFERVALLSRGVDSHLFHPAKRSVALRESWGLGDDDIAVLHVGRLAPEKNLALLKRCFDTLRSAFPTRQIKLVIVGDGPQRLALEEQLPEAIFCGAQRGEALAAHYASGDVFVFPSLTETFGNVVLEALASGLGVVAYDQAAAAQHIRHGYNGVSAMPGDEEAFCDAARWLLEEREALRCVRLNARQHASRQGWASVIEQFEALLRGACAGEQVMPAAPTVR
- a CDS encoding glutathione peroxidase, whose amino-acid sequence is MSAFHDLKLTALDGQELPLAPFKGQVVLVVNVASKCGLTPQYAALENLYQQYKAKGFAVLGLPCNQFAGQEPGTGQEIQEFCSLNYGVTFPLAGKLDVNGPERHQLYRLLAGEGAEFPGDITWNFEKFLLGKDGRVLARFSPRTPPDDPAVIQAIEKALS
- the trxB gene encoding thioredoxin-disulfide reductase, which translates into the protein MSEVRHSRVIILGSGPAGYSAAVYAARANLKPLLITGMQAGGQLTTTTEVDNWPGDVHGLTGPALMERMKEHAERFETEIVFDHINAVDFAAKPYTLTGDSATYTCDALIIATGASARYLGLPSEETFMGKGVSACATCDGFFYRNKPVAVVGGGNTAVEEALYLANIASTVTLIHRRETFRAEKILIDKLNARVAEGKIILKLNATLDEVLGDNMGVTGARLKNNDGSFDEIKVDGVFIAIGHTPNTSLFEGQLELKDGYLVVKGGRDGNATATSVEGIFAAGDVADHVYRQAITSAGAGCMAALDTERYLDGLQNASF
- a CDS encoding DUF1244 domain-containing protein; translation: MNDQQRLELEAAAFRRLVAHLDSRKDVQNIDLMNLAGFCRNCLSKWYKAAADERQIDVSLDDAREVVYGMPYAEWKAQYQKEASAEQQAAFAKGNPNA